A portion of the Blastochloris tepida genome contains these proteins:
- a CDS encoding ABC transporter ATP-binding protein: protein MLAFDGVTVDFGDGPVFDRLDLAVAPGRLVALLGRSGCGKTTSLRLAAGLVAPASGRVENRFRRTATVFQEPRLLPWADATDNAAFGLAALGVGRDERRARAAGLLTGFGFAPGDLGKRPAELSGGMQSRVAIARAFAVEPDLVLMDEPFAALDVGLRRELQDLVREAVERRGTAALFVTHDVTEAIRLADRILVLSPRPARVVLDAAAAPTADPAAIHAAAASFLALPAVRGALLER, encoded by the coding sequence ATGCTGGCGTTCGACGGCGTGACGGTCGATTTCGGCGACGGGCCGGTGTTCGACCGGCTCGATCTCGCAGTCGCGCCCGGCCGGCTGGTGGCGCTGCTCGGCCGCTCCGGCTGCGGCAAGACCACCTCTCTGCGGCTTGCCGCCGGCCTTGTCGCGCCGGCCTCGGGCCGGGTCGAGAACCGGTTCCGCCGCACCGCGACCGTGTTCCAGGAGCCGCGCCTCTTGCCCTGGGCGGACGCCACCGACAATGCCGCCTTCGGGCTCGCCGCCTTGGGCGTCGGGCGGGACGAGCGCCGCGCCCGCGCCGCCGGCCTGCTCACCGGCTTCGGCTTCGCGCCGGGCGATCTCGGCAAGCGCCCGGCGGAACTGTCGGGCGGCATGCAGAGCCGGGTCGCCATCGCCCGCGCGTTCGCGGTCGAGCCGGATCTGGTGCTGATGGACGAGCCGTTCGCGGCGCTCGATGTCGGGTTGCGGCGCGAGTTGCAGGATCTGGTGCGCGAGGCGGTCGAGCGCCGCGGCACCGCGGCGCTGTTCGTCACCCACGACGTGACGGAGGCGATTCGCCTCGCCGACCGCATTCTCGTGCTGTCGCCGCGGCCGGCGCGCGTGGTGCTCGATGCCGCGGCGGCGCCGACCGCCGACCCGGCCGCCATCCATGCCGCCGCGGCCAGTTTCCTGGCACTGCCGGCGGTGCGCGGCGCCCTCTTGGAGCGCTGA